The following coding sequences lie in one Drosophila bipectinata strain 14024-0381.07 chromosome XR, DbipHiC1v2, whole genome shotgun sequence genomic window:
- the Ubr1 gene encoding E3 ubiquitin-protein ligase UBR1 isoform X1, which yields MDRYDMEDVVVAPPAECNSPLKEWRLKFQAGTLARSDIVEFFKKDSPKYFDYSNEMETDTNALTRCRAVTCLACCGEHMVTDSSSDDDSSMDSDLVPFDEIIRSNTKSMNLVQEIKRLQEGKRGLIRGSSKSGVKCMFKESLAQEEMIDVLVEFILGDNPATALEKLRLEGNTATVCGKVFKNGEPTYSCRECGVDPTCVLCVNCFKRSAHRFHKYKMSTSGGGGCCDCGDDEAWKKDHYCQLHLANRKDPLESKIITDAVLERAEICFGAILAFCVNYLEIEPNASLQCLDAGAEGQLDGPQYCTVLYNDESHTFDQVIQTLTKIAKCRHKDAMEIVAAIDREGRAVVKCDTFKICNDLKTAIENQMMPHSGLVTTPRNYQSLRTSVLHIGAVACQQFALQLLGWFQEFLVRHCLFRKTFASLVQRRQEEFCIRHILEYDVKLWKTARTCWHRLLISGMLMEYENKVVLAQEFSRRYATIVEDFIGDDHDHAFSIVSLSVQLFTVPSIAHHLIAQEGIFDKLLHTFYHVAIEKFIQNRTLHFSKNIASLTFFKRANYILYDLRYLLSLKPEVLSNDLRSGFLEGCRALLRVLNVMQGMESITRQTGQHMDYEPEWECAFNLHIKLATTISQVIEWAASDAKLLRKLYKMTLRALMNNTFIVEGQKSEAKSVAGHVANCLVYDVSSSSVSIHLPLSRFYAGIYLHLGDHDMTYDGLQAETEALQRKFTPREIIEPVLCTHAMIAQVAAGMWRRNGYSLLHQLYFYRNVRCRVEMLDRDICCLQIGASLMESNEFLIHLLNKFNLIAWAQPNYEKKLAESSVDDEMMRQLSMIDEFLELLIVIIGERWMPGVSMVTEEERLMKEIIQLLCIKSYSHSELSRALPDGNGGNGDTIFEDVINSVAVFKKPVGADGKGVYELKERLYEEFNVYFYHYTKEDKSKAEELQRERCKAKKQLVCCPPPKLPQLTPAFKSMANILQCNVFLNICTLTMDRALEENRTFTESHLQKILHLLGFAIQEELSEHYPFLSFYERSQQYGILKKLDELARCPTLGAHHDFILWTIKRYKELQAKQTPSCSGAGPSGSQQTLASDEPQSSEEQLRREKEDRARLAAERRAKVMAQIQNAQKSFMNSNAEMFADSGSGTMEWEDIPAAEEEQGAVALKPNVVSCLGPERRTYQHTEPDFKCILCFETCAISRPGPPLVSSAFIQTSRVILTAPNQHQGRCALHVSCCGHVMHYSCWQEYYSNEETKEQRRPHRNRIALNAAHNVEFHCPYCRTLSNTVLPVSEALPAFTQSAANASGQQEGGYLPLDSFIEIMRTLAAELGNYGLDDLKQRTSMANILRKANLGGADRAQFERSVQLVQDPPRLHHHWFDVMGGFYKAMGNAMTSQLQPQKELPGAATPPGIDEAESAAQLWDTCSYTLQALEIYLFANQKPLKAELPMRHQCCATNLVRACSLSSAASSLMDQSPELGNTSLVPAIAPMVKPHPELASKLLDTIFCQKGASVLEWDCFRMLVQFQFGVLHLMGCENEPTIPPVPVFTSHFPASDVHAIIPSGNMFDYYILQTMFLANVTKAVICFDADVEQAKRMVDEELELLPYVEQLPAKIQENMVAFYRRYNMAARKKQLAKQRKMDQDNEEQEHQPTAVIPCDFYTLALMLGYVQRQMGSFLRCACLFYRCLTDIDFPDTFPTDQPDRFDLMCTYLGLDPNLGVYFDMETVYATMMHSFASHRDILRQLDSGRQTIEVVPCLRPLPRLKTLFDDYSDLINSVSDIFCPNNEREEMKTPTMCLICGAILCGQSYCCQPELGKMSVGACTHHAHDCGAEVGIFLRIRDCQVVYLGRGKGCFVQPPYLDEYGETDQGLRRGNPLRLCQAAYGRIFMQWLGHGLHEEIARLNDNTNVAVTQWHHM from the exons ATGGATCGCTACGACATGGAGGACGTCGTGGTGGCACCTCCCGCCGAATGCAATTCGCCGCTCAAGGAGTGGCGCCTCAAGTTCCAGGCCGGCACCCTCGCACGCAGCGACATTGTCGAGTTCTTCAAGAAGGATTCGCCCAAGTACTTCGACTACTCGAACGAAATGGAAACAG ATACAAATGCCCTTACTC GGTGTCGAGCTGTCACCTGCCTGGCGTGCTGCGGCGAGCACATGGTCACCGACTCTAGTTCGGATGACGACAGCTCCATGGACTCGGACCTGGTGCCCTTCGACGAGATCATCCGTTCGAACACCAAGAGCATGAACCTCGTGCAGGAGATCAAGCGCCTGCAGGAGGGAAAGCGCGGTCTGATCCGCGGCTCCAGTAAGTCCGGAG TCAAGTGCATGTTTAAGGAGTCACTGGCCCAGGAGGAGATGATCGACGTCCTGGTCGAGTTCATACTGGGCGACAATCCCGCGACAGCGCTGGAGAAACTCCGCCTGGAGGGCAACACCGCCACCGTTTGTGGCAAGGTCTTCAAGAACGGTGAGCCCACGTACAGCTGCCGGGAGTGCGGCGTCGATCCCACCTGCGTGCTCTGCGTCAACTGCTTCAAGCGATCGGCGCACCGCTTCCACAAGTACAAGATGTCCACCTCCGGCGGCGGTGGATGCTGCGACTGCGGCGACGACGAGGCCTGGAAAAAGGATCACTACTGTCAGTTGCATCTG GCGAATCGCAAAGACCCGCTGGAGAGCAAGATCATCACGGATGCCGTGCTGGAGCGTGCCGAGATCTGCTTTGGGGCCATACTGGCCTTCTGTGTCAACTATCTGGAGATCGAGCCGAACGCCAGTCTGCAGTGCCTGGACGCCGGCGCCGAGGGGCAGTTGGATGGGCCACAGTATTGCACGGTTCTGTACAACGACGAGTCGCACACCTTCGACCAGGTCATCCAGACCCTCACCAAGATCGCCAAGTGCCGTCACAAGGACGCCATGGAGATTGTGGCGGCCATAGATCGCGAGGGGCGGGCGGTGGTCAAGTGCGATACCTTTAAG ATATGCAACGATCTGAAAACAGCCATTGAGAACCAAATGATGCCGCACTCTGGACTGGTGACCACTCCGCGCAACTACCAGTCGCTGCGCACCTCTGTGCTGCACATCGGGGCGGTGGCCTGCCAGCAGTTCGCCCTACAGCTGCTGGGCTGGTTCCAGGAGTTCCTCGTCCGCCACTGCCTCTTCCGGAAGACGTTCGCCAGCCTGGTGCAGCGCCGTCAGGAGGAATTCTGCATCCGCCACATACTCGAGTACGACGTGAAGCTGTGGAAGACGGCCCGCACCTGCTGGCACCGCCTCCTCATCTCCGGCATGCTGATGGAGTACGAGAACAAGGTGGTGCTGGCCCAGGAGTTCTCGCGCCGCTACGCCACCATCGTGGAGGACTTCATCGGCGACGATCACGACCACGCGTTCTCGATTGTCTCGCTCAGCGTGCAACTGTTCACGGTGCCGAGCATAGCCCATCACCTGATCGCCCAGGAGGGCATCTTCGACAAGCTGCTGCACACGTTCTACCACGTGGCCATCGAGAAGTTCATCCAGAACCGGACGCTGCACTTCAGCAAGAACATCGCCAGCCTGACGTTCTTCAAGCGGGCCAACTACATACTGTACGACCTGCGCTACCTGCTCAGCCTGAAGCCGGAGGTGCTGAGCAACGACCTGCGCAGCGGCTTCCTCGAGGGCTGTCGCGCCCTCCTCCGCGTCCTCAACGTGATGCAGGGCATGGAGTCGATCACCCGCCAGACCGGCCAGCACATGGACTACGAGCCGGAGTGGGAGTGCGCCTTCAACCTGCACATCAAGCTGGCCACCACCATCTCCCAGGTGATCGAGTGGGCGGCCAGCGACGCCAAGCTGCTGCGCAAGCTCTACAAGATGACCCTGCGGGCGCTGATGAACAACACCTTCATCGTCGAGGGCCAGAAGTCCGAGGCTAAGAGCGTGGCCGGCCATGTCGCCAACTGCCTGGTGTACGATGTCTCCTCCAGTTCCGTTTCCATACACCTGCCCTTGTCGCGCTTCTACGCCGGCATCTACCTGCACCTGGGCGACCACGACATGACCTACGACGGCCTGCAGGCGGAGACGGAGGCGCTGCAGCGCAAGTTCACGCCCAGGGAGATCATCGAACCGGTGCTGTGCACCCACGCCATGATCGCCCAGGTGGCTGCCGGTATGTGGCGCCGCAACGGCTACTCCCTGCTGCATCAACTCTATTTCTATCGGAACGTACGGTGTCGGGTGGAGATGCTGGACAGGGACATCTGCTGCCTGCAGATCGGTGCCTCCCTCATGGAGAGCAACGAGTTCCTCATCCATCTGCTGAACAAGTTCAACCTGATCGCCTGGGCCCAGCCCAACTACGAGAAGAAGCTGGCCGAGTCCAGTGTGGACGACGAGATGATGCGCCAGCTGTCGATGATCGACGAGTTCCTCGAGCTGCTGATCGTCATCATTGGCGAGCGGTGGATGCCGGGCGTCTCAATGGTCACCGAGGAGGAGCGCCTCATGAAGGAGATCATCCAGCTGCTGTGCATCAAGTCCTACTCCCACTCGGAGCTGAGTCGCGCCCTGCCCGACGGCAACGGCGGCAACGGCGACACCATCTTCGAGGATGTCATCAACTCGGTGGCGGTCTTCAAGAAGCCAGTCGGAGCCGACGGCAAGGGTGTCTACGAGCTGAAGGAGCGCCTCTACGAGGAGTTCAACGTCTACTTCTATCACTACACCAAGGAGGACAAGTCCAAGGCCGAGGAGCTGCAGCGGGAGCGTTGCAAGGCCAAGAAGCAGCTCGTCTGCTGCCCTCCGCCCAAGCTGCCCCAACTGACGCCTGCCTTCAA GTCCATGGCCAACATCCTGCAGTGCAACGTGTTCCTCAACATCTGTACCCTGACGATGGACCGTGCCCTCGAAGAGAATCGCACCTTCACCGAATCCCACTTGCAAAAG ATCTTGCATCTCTTGGGCTTTGCCATccaggaggagctgagcgagCACTATCCCTTCCTCAGCTTCTACGAACGCTCCCAGCAGTACGGAATCCTCAAGAAACTGGACGAGCTGGCACGCTGCCCCACG TTGGGAGCCCATCATGACTTCATACTGTGGACAATCAAGCGGTACAAGGAGCTGCAGGCCAAGCAGACGCCCAGCTGCTCCGGAGCCGGTCCGTCCGGGTCCCAGCAGACCCTGGCCAGCGACGAGCCGCAGAGCTCCGAGGAGCAGCTGCGCCGCGAGAAGGAGGACCGCGCCCGTCTGGCGGCCGAGCGTCGGGCCAAGGTGATGGCCCAGATCCAGAACGCCCAGAAATCGTTCATGAACAGCAACGCCGAGATGTTCGCCGATTCGGGATCCGGCACCATGGAGTGGGAGGACATCCCCGCCGCCGAGGAGGAGCAGGGCGCCGTGGCCCTCAAGCCGAACGTTGTTTCCTGTCTGGGGCCGGAGCGGCGCACCTACCAGCACACCGAGCCCGACTTCAAGTGCATCCTGTGCTTCGAAACCTGTGCCATCAGTCGTCCGGGGCCGCCGCTGGTGAGCTCCGCCTTCATTCAGACCTCGCGGGTGATCCTCACCGCCCCGAACCAGCACCAGGGCCGCTGCGCCCTCCACGTCAGCTGCTGCGGCCACGTGATGCACTACAGCTGCTGGCAGGAGTACTACAGCAACGAGGAGACGAAGGAGCAGCGGCGTCCGCACCGCAACCGCATCGCCCTGAACGCCGCCCACAACGTGGAGTTCCACTGTCCCTACTGCCGGACCCTCAGCAACACGGTCCTGCCGGTCAGCGAGGCCCTCCCGGCCTTCACCCAGTCCGCGGCCAACGCCAGTGGCCAGCAGGAGGGCGGCTACCTGCCGCTGGACAGCTTCATCGAGATCATGCGCACCCTGGCCGCCGAGCTGGGCAACTACGGCTTGGACGACCTCAAGCAGCGCACCAGCATGGCCAACATCCTGCGCAAAGCGAATCTCGGCGGCGCCGACAGGGCCCAGTTCGAGCGCAGCGTCCAGCTGGTCCAGGATCCGCCGCGGCTGCACCACCACTGGTTCGACGTGATGGGCGGCTTCTACAAGGCCATGGGCAACGCCATGACCAGCCAGCTGCAGCCCCAGAAGGAGCTCCCCGGCGCCGCCACCCCGCCGGGCATCGACGAGGCCGAATCGGCCGCCCAGCTGTGGGACACCTGCAGCTACACCCTGCAGGCCCTCGAGATCTATCTGTTCGCCAACCAGAAGCCGCTCAAGGCCGAGTTGCCGATGCGCCACCAGTGTTGTGCCACCAACTTGGTGCGCGCCTGCTCTCTCTCCTCGGCCGCCAGCAGCTTGATGGACCAGAGCCCGGAACTGGGCAATACCAGCCTGGTACCGGCCATCGCCCCCATGGTGAAGCCACATCCGGAGCTGGCCTCGAAGCTGCTCGACACGATCTTCTGCCAGAAGGGAGCCAGTGTCCTGGAGTGGGACTGCTTCCGTATGCTGGTCCAGTTCCAGTTCGGAGTCCTTCACCTGATGGGATGCGAGAACG AACCAACTATTCCTCCCGTTCCAGTATTCACCAGCCACTTTCCGGCGTCCGATGTCCACGCCATCATACCCAGCGGCAACATGTTCGACTACTACATTCTGCAGACCATGTTCCTGGCCAACGTGACCAAGGCGGTGATCTGTTTCGACGCAGACGTCGAGCAGGCCAAGAGAATGGTGGACGAGGAGCTGGAACTGCTGCCGTACGTGGAGCAGCTGCCGGCCAAGATCCAGGAGAACATGGTGGCCTTCTATCGGCGCTACAACATGGCGGCGAGGAAGAAGCAGCTGGCCAAGCAGCGCAAAATGGACCAGGACAACGAGGAGCAGGAGCACCAGCCAACGGCAGTGATACCCTGCGACTTCTACACCCTGGCCCTGATGCTGGGCTACGTGCAGCGGCAGATGGGCTCCTTCCTGCGGTGCGCCTGTCTCTTCTATCGCTGCCTGACCGACATCGACTTCCCGGACACGTTCCCGACGGACCAGCCGGACCGCTTCGACCTGATGTGCACGTACTTGGGCCTGGACCCCAATCTGGGCGTCTACTTTGACATGGAGACGGTGTACGCCACCATGATGCACTCGTTCGCCTCGCACCGGGACATACTGCGCCAGCTGGACAGCGGCAGGCAGACCATCGAGGTGGTGCCCTGCCTGCGCCCCCTGCCGCGCCTGAAGACCCTCTTCGACGACTACTCCGACCTGATCAACAGCGTGTCGGACATCTTCTGTCCGAACAACGAGCGCGAGGAGATGAAGACGCCGACCATGTGTCTGATCTGCGGCGCCATCCTGTGCGGCCAGTCGTACTGCTGCCAGCCGGAGCTGGGCAAGATGTCGGTGGGCGCGTGCACCCACCACGCTCACGACTGCGGCGCCGAGGTGGGCATCTTCCTGCGCATCCGCGACTGCCAGGTGGTGTATCTGGGCCGGGGCAAGGGATGCTTCGTGCAGCCGCCCTACCTGGACGAGTACGGCGAGACGGACCAGGGCCTGAGGCGGGGCAATCCGCTGCGGCTGTGCCAGGCGGCGTACGGCCGGATATTTATGCAGTGGCTGGGCCATGGGCTGCACGAGGAGATCGCGCGGCTGAACGACAACACCAATGTGGCGGTGACGCAGTGGCATCACATGTAG